From Shewanella psychrophila, a single genomic window includes:
- a CDS encoding helix-turn-helix domain-containing protein — protein MTLGQRLKQFRIDRGFSQPELAELAGIEQSYLSKLENDKSVPSNDIFRALLKALAITVEEFIHRFDAIKDRSQLILIPDIELKLAQQEQVLIHNLRRYLYMASLLIILGVTLFYTGYSKQLFDETRYQYESPGIILPGEPSDIFHSWRNMINSDSREGRAAINIKRVEMAKRRNNVILLTDENRGQYFVEDSAMGKRQYNLDKKEELPRSINNWLQILGVLLLCSGIMGFVLEKRFNKE, from the coding sequence ATGACTTTAGGACAGCGGTTAAAACAATTCAGAATAGACAGAGGATTTAGCCAACCAGAGTTGGCAGAGCTAGCCGGTATTGAGCAATCCTACTTATCAAAATTAGAAAACGACAAGTCCGTTCCATCTAATGATATCTTTCGCGCTTTATTAAAAGCCTTAGCTATAACAGTAGAAGAATTCATTCATCGTTTCGATGCAATCAAAGACAGATCGCAGCTTATTCTGATCCCAGACATCGAATTAAAGTTGGCACAACAAGAACAGGTACTCATTCATAATTTACGTCGCTACCTTTATATGGCAAGTCTATTAATTATTCTGGGTGTCACGCTTTTCTACACTGGTTACAGCAAGCAGCTATTCGATGAAACGCGTTACCAATATGAGTCACCGGGCATCATTTTACCTGGCGAGCCAAGTGACATCTTTCATTCTTGGAGAAACATGATTAATAGCGACTCCAGAGAAGGTAGAGCAGCTATCAATATTAAGCGAGTAGAGATGGCGAAACGACGCAACAACGTAATACTGCTAACCGATGAAAATCGCGGCCAGTACTTTGTCGAAGATTCAGCAATGGGTAAAAGGCAATATAATCTAGATAAGAAAGAAGAGCTCCCCAGAAGCATCAACAATTGGCTACAGATACTTGGGGTGTTATTGCTTTGTTCAGGGATTATGGGCTTTGTTTTAGAAAAACGCTTTAATAAGGAGTAA
- a CDS encoding YheV family putative zinc ribbon protein translates to MAEVRVKKRFVAGAKCPKCKAVDSVVLFKELGVETVECVECDYREQQTDEKVAKKASGDIIGVFKP, encoded by the coding sequence GTGGCTGAAGTTAGAGTGAAGAAGCGTTTCGTTGCCGGTGCTAAATGCCCCAAATGCAAAGCTGTAGATAGTGTCGTACTATTTAAAGAGCTGGGCGTGGAGACTGTTGAGTGTGTTGAGTGTGATTATCGCGAGCAGCAAACCGACGAGAAAGTCGCAAAGAAGGCCAGCGGGGATATCATAGGTGTTTTTAAGCCTTAG
- a CDS encoding ABC transporter ATP-binding protein encodes MISISQAQLIRGTKTLLDETSLTIYPGHKVGLVGANGTGKSSLLALILGKISLDKGDISFPSGWQVATVAQETPALDVSALDYVIDGDFEFRELEAQLVQAQHDDNGNEIAQLHGKIDAIGGYAIRSRAASLLAGLGFSEAEQSNFVRHFSGGWRMRLNLAQALLCRSDLLLLDEPTNHLDLDTMYWLEGWIKAYQGTLILISHDRDFIDGIVDEIIHVEHHKLNYYKGNYTAFERIRAERMAQQQVAFERQQKERAHMQSFVDRFRYKASKAKQAQSRLKALERMAELLPSQADSPFHMSFREPETLPNPLVTMEQVSVGYGDKEILKSVQLNLVPGARIGLLGRNGAGKSTLIKLLSEELAPMKGKYETNPGLNIGYFAQHQLESLHLDDSPLQHLSRLAPTHREQELRNFLGGYGFNGDMVLSPVRPFSGGEKARLVLALLVWQRPNLLLLDEPTNHLDLEMRHALTMALQTFEGAMIIVSHDRHLLRLSCSDYYLVDQGQVSSFNGDLDDYHQWLLDAAKAANKAEATTEAKPAQDKKLQKRLEAELRQKLSPMRKVQLKLEKAQQQASDRLSEIETMLADMGLYDAENKAKLTQILAERTTLTQALEESEMEWLEIQESIEDIELQVRSQL; translated from the coding sequence ATGATATCCATCTCTCAAGCTCAACTGATCCGCGGCACTAAAACGCTTCTCGATGAAACCTCGCTGACAATATACCCAGGCCACAAGGTTGGGTTAGTGGGCGCCAACGGTACTGGAAAATCTTCATTACTGGCACTAATCCTCGGTAAGATCAGCTTGGATAAAGGTGATATTTCTTTTCCTAGCGGCTGGCAGGTTGCAACAGTAGCCCAGGAAACTCCGGCACTAGATGTTTCAGCATTGGATTATGTTATCGATGGTGATTTTGAGTTTCGAGAGCTGGAAGCCCAACTAGTTCAGGCTCAACATGATGATAATGGCAATGAGATAGCCCAACTACATGGTAAAATTGATGCCATAGGTGGCTATGCGATACGCTCCCGAGCAGCCAGTCTTTTAGCCGGCTTAGGATTTAGCGAAGCCGAGCAGAGTAATTTCGTAAGACACTTCTCGGGTGGTTGGCGAATGCGTCTTAACTTGGCACAAGCTCTCTTGTGTCGCTCTGATCTCTTATTACTCGATGAACCAACTAACCACTTGGATCTCGATACTATGTACTGGTTAGAGGGCTGGATAAAAGCCTATCAAGGCACGCTCATTTTAATCAGTCATGACAGAGATTTCATCGATGGTATCGTGGATGAAATTATTCACGTTGAACACCACAAGCTAAATTACTATAAAGGCAACTATACTGCCTTCGAACGGATTCGCGCTGAGCGTATGGCTCAGCAACAAGTCGCCTTCGAACGTCAACAGAAAGAACGTGCACATATGCAGTCCTTCGTTGACCGTTTCCGCTACAAGGCCAGCAAGGCCAAGCAGGCTCAGAGTCGACTAAAAGCACTTGAACGTATGGCTGAGTTGCTACCTTCGCAGGCTGACAGTCCATTTCATATGTCATTTAGAGAACCTGAGACTCTGCCAAATCCGTTAGTGACCATGGAGCAAGTTTCAGTGGGCTATGGCGACAAGGAGATACTCAAAAGTGTGCAGCTAAACTTAGTCCCGGGCGCTCGTATAGGTTTACTAGGCCGAAATGGTGCCGGTAAGTCGACTTTGATTAAACTGTTATCTGAAGAACTTGCCCCTATGAAGGGTAAGTATGAAACGAACCCAGGGCTGAATATTGGTTACTTTGCCCAGCATCAGCTTGAGAGTCTGCATTTAGATGACTCTCCATTGCAGCACCTTAGCCGACTAGCCCCCACTCATAGAGAGCAAGAACTGAGAAATTTCCTTGGTGGCTATGGCTTTAATGGCGATATGGTGTTGTCACCTGTACGCCCCTTTTCCGGTGGTGAGAAAGCCCGCCTAGTATTAGCTCTACTGGTATGGCAACGGCCTAATTTATTACTCCTCGATGAGCCGACTAACCACCTGGACTTAGAGATGCGACATGCTCTGACTATGGCGCTTCAAACGTTCGAAGGTGCCATGATCATCGTCTCTCACGATAGACACCTTTTAAGACTCAGCTGTAGCGATTACTATCTGGTCGATCAAGGGCAAGTGTCTAGCTTCAACGGCGATCTTGATGATTATCATCAATGGTTGCTCGATGCGGCTAAGGCGGCTAATAAAGCAGAAGCCACTACAGAGGCTAAGCCGGCTCAAGATAAAAAATTACAGAAACGTTTAGAAGCAGAGCTAAGACAAAAGCTGTCTCCAATGCGTAAAGTTCAACTTAAACTCGAAAAAGCACAACAACAAGCTAGTGACCGCTTAAGTGAGATCGAAACAATGCTTGCCGATATGGGCCTCTATGATGCAGAAAACAAAGCTAAATTGACCCAAATATTAGCCGAAAGGACGACTCTGACTCAGGCGCTTGAAGAAAGTGAGATGGAATGGCTAGAGATTCAAGAGAGTATCGAAGACATTGAACTTCAAGTACGTTCCCAGCTCTAA
- a CDS encoding TIGR02444 family protein → MTFVNHFDISLWKICDGYYHQHQALCLELQDNHQLNVNLLLLSLWLDKQDYLLSAQDWTHLQSETHQWEERVLLPYRKLRKLSKNSLASDEYQQMLNVELMLERKSQGLILHKLRQLSHFGKSSNLGTYLSLFNLNKADYPSLI, encoded by the coding sequence ATGACATTTGTGAATCATTTTGATATTTCATTATGGAAAATTTGTGATGGTTATTACCACCAGCACCAAGCACTCTGTCTAGAGTTACAAGATAATCACCAGCTAAATGTAAACTTGCTTTTACTGTCACTATGGCTAGATAAACAAGACTATTTATTGAGCGCACAAGACTGGACACACCTTCAAAGTGAAACCCATCAATGGGAAGAACGAGTGTTACTTCCCTACCGCAAATTGCGTAAGTTGAGTAAGAACAGTCTGGCAAGCGATGAATATCAACAGATGCTAAATGTAGAGCTGATGCTTGAGCGTAAGTCTCAGGGATTAATCTTACATAAACTAAGGCAGCTTTCACATTTTGGAAAATCTTCAAATTTAGGCACCTATCTTAGTCTATTTAACTTAAATAAAGCCGATTATCCATCGCTGATTTAG
- a CDS encoding GMC family oxidoreductase: protein MAIADPIIEGLASGWKHIDASQLSYDQTLEADVVIVGSGAGGGVAAEILTDAGLTVIIVEGGPLKSSESFNMEERRAYPNLYHQAAAMKTKDKAIGIFQGRAVGGSTTVNWTTSIRTPEPTLDFWAKNKSVKGLSREDLNPWFDKMEKRLNISKWEYEPNRNNQALKLGCEKLDWHYTVIKRNVKGCWNTGYCGMGCPVNAKQSMLVTTIPAALDKGATLVSRAKVTKLEHHKDKISVIQAQALSEQMQPTEVKLTFKAKHYIIAAGAIHTPTILLRSNLADPHKLLGKRTFLHPTLLSGAIFSDPINGHSGAPQSIYSDEFVWKHGAAGEDLGYKLEVPPVHPVLIASKTLGYGKTHAALMEQFNQLQVTIALIRDGYHEQSQGGEVHLTDTGFAIDYPLNETFWRSVRRAFGSMAELQFAAGAKQVLPITEGAPYLNSWKEAKSAIETLDLAPLKTVVASAHVMGGCPLGEDTKLSMVDSQGGSHYYENLSVMDGSVFPTSLGANPQLTIYGMTARNATLLAERLKSSS from the coding sequence GTGGCGATAGCAGACCCTATAATTGAAGGTTTAGCCTCAGGTTGGAAGCATATTGATGCTAGCCAGTTGAGCTATGATCAAACTCTCGAAGCCGATGTCGTTATTGTGGGCAGTGGCGCTGGGGGAGGAGTCGCTGCAGAAATATTAACTGACGCGGGCTTGACCGTGATCATAGTTGAAGGGGGGCCGCTTAAATCTTCCGAAAGCTTTAATATGGAAGAGAGGCGAGCTTATCCAAACTTGTATCATCAAGCGGCGGCGATGAAAACCAAAGACAAGGCCATTGGTATTTTTCAGGGAAGAGCAGTAGGTGGGTCTACAACGGTAAACTGGACCACATCTATCAGGACCCCTGAGCCTACATTGGATTTTTGGGCCAAAAATAAATCTGTTAAAGGCTTATCGAGAGAGGATTTGAATCCTTGGTTCGACAAGATGGAGAAGCGACTCAATATTTCTAAGTGGGAGTATGAGCCAAACAGAAATAACCAAGCATTAAAGCTAGGCTGTGAAAAACTTGACTGGCACTACACTGTCATCAAACGTAACGTGAAAGGATGTTGGAACACGGGTTATTGCGGCATGGGATGTCCGGTCAACGCTAAACAATCTATGTTAGTTACCACAATCCCGGCAGCATTAGATAAGGGGGCTACCTTAGTCAGCAGGGCTAAAGTCACCAAGCTAGAGCATCATAAGGACAAGATATCGGTAATCCAGGCGCAAGCCTTGAGTGAACAGATGCAGCCGACAGAAGTTAAGCTCACATTCAAGGCTAAACATTACATCATTGCCGCCGGCGCAATTCATACTCCGACAATCTTACTGAGATCTAATTTAGCCGATCCCCATAAACTATTGGGAAAACGCACTTTCTTACACCCAACATTATTAAGTGGTGCAATTTTTAGCGATCCTATCAATGGACACAGTGGTGCTCCTCAGTCCATCTATTCCGATGAATTCGTGTGGAAACATGGTGCTGCTGGTGAAGATCTAGGTTATAAGCTCGAGGTTCCGCCAGTTCACCCTGTTCTGATTGCTTCTAAAACTTTAGGTTATGGCAAGACTCATGCGGCTCTGATGGAGCAGTTCAACCAGCTTCAGGTAACAATAGCTTTGATCCGCGATGGTTATCATGAACAAAGTCAGGGAGGGGAAGTCCATCTCACTGATACAGGCTTTGCCATAGATTATCCACTTAATGAGACCTTTTGGCGTTCGGTTCGAAGAGCGTTCGGCAGTATGGCTGAACTACAGTTTGCAGCTGGTGCCAAGCAAGTTTTGCCGATCACCGAAGGAGCGCCTTACCTTAACAGCTGGAAAGAAGCGAAATCTGCCATCGAAACTCTGGATCTTGCTCCACTCAAGACTGTTGTCGCTTCGGCGCATGTCATGGGGGGATGCCCCTTGGGAGAAGATACTAAGTTATCTATGGTCGATAGTCAGGGCGGCTCTCATTATTATGAGAACTTATCTGTGATGGACGGCTCTGTATTTCCGACCAGTTTAGGAGCTAACCCTCAACTAACGATCTATGGCATGACCGCAAGAAACGCGACTCTGCTAGCTGAAAGGTTAAAGTCATCTTCATAA
- a CDS encoding twin-arginine translocation signal domain-containing protein gives MERRTFLTTALVGTAALALGVNLYAPEHIKVNKALDSEHRLLFSVLLPVFLDGALPEVEKLRIAAQNRTLDAITQTIKLLPADGQAELEQLLDMLENRLGLLVLTGSMTPLMMRKPDELIAMLEYWRNSFLDMMVTAYQGLRELVLASYYSCPEHWNSLNYAKPTFLEA, from the coding sequence ATGGAACGACGCACTTTTTTAACAACAGCATTAGTAGGTACTGCAGCATTAGCGTTAGGGGTAAACCTTTACGCTCCGGAGCATATTAAGGTCAATAAAGCCTTGGACAGCGAGCATAGATTGCTGTTTAGCGTTTTGTTGCCAGTATTTTTGGATGGTGCTTTACCTGAGGTTGAGAAGCTACGTATAGCCGCACAGAATCGTACCTTAGATGCCATTACGCAGACGATTAAATTGTTACCTGCAGATGGACAAGCTGAATTAGAACAACTACTCGATATGCTAGAAAATAGACTCGGTTTATTGGTTTTGACCGGGAGTATGACACCCTTGATGATGCGTAAGCCGGATGAGCTAATAGCCATGCTTGAGTATTGGCGTAATAGCTTCTTAGATATGATGGTGACGGCCTATCAAGGGCTAAGAGAGTTAGTGCTAGCGAGTTATTATTCGTGTCCTGAACACTGGAATAGCTTGAATTATGCCAAACCCACATTCCTTGAAGCATAG
- a CDS encoding hydrolase, translating to MMRYFSPPWWAKNPHVQTILPVLTKVDRPDLTRQRLELSDGDFIDLDWLCQPKAHEHIVIIIHGLEGSSESHYVRRLLNDCRRQSICAVVHHHRSCSGETNRRARSYHSGDTQDLQENLSQLRSKYPDSPLLAVGYSLGGNVLAKYLGEYADTSLIQRAVVVSAPLQLSACAKRLESGFSKVYQSYLIKQLQQKTREKVRNPQLAEEMPVALSQIPQLQTFYDFDHRVTAPLHGFDSVDDYYQRASGMDFLRFIHKPTLVIHAADDPFMTADVIPTTEQCASQITYELHSRGGHVGFIDGGTPFKPRYYLEQRILHFLIPQKD from the coding sequence ATGATGCGATATTTTTCTCCCCCCTGGTGGGCCAAAAACCCCCATGTTCAAACGATTTTACCTGTGCTGACTAAAGTGGACAGACCAGATTTAACACGTCAGCGCCTCGAGCTTAGCGATGGCGACTTTATCGATCTCGATTGGTTATGCCAGCCTAAAGCACACGAGCATATCGTGATCATCATTCATGGCTTAGAGGGAAGCTCCGAGTCTCACTATGTACGAAGATTGCTCAATGACTGTCGTCGGCAATCTATCTGTGCAGTGGTCCATCATCACAGGAGCTGTTCTGGGGAAACGAACCGCAGAGCGAGAAGTTATCACAGTGGTGATACCCAAGACCTTCAGGAAAATTTATCTCAATTAAGGTCCAAGTATCCAGACTCCCCTCTCCTTGCTGTAGGGTATAGCTTAGGCGGCAATGTACTCGCCAAATACCTAGGTGAATACGCAGACACAAGTCTAATCCAACGGGCAGTCGTCGTCTCAGCCCCACTGCAATTATCCGCATGTGCTAAGCGTTTAGAGAGTGGCTTTTCTAAGGTATATCAAAGCTACTTGATTAAACAGCTGCAACAAAAAACCAGAGAGAAGGTGAGAAACCCTCAACTGGCTGAGGAGATGCCTGTAGCACTATCCCAAATTCCTCAGTTGCAAACCTTCTATGATTTTGATCATAGAGTCACAGCCCCCTTGCACGGATTCGATAGTGTTGATGACTATTATCAAAGAGCAAGTGGAATGGACTTTTTGCGATTCATACATAAGCCAACCCTCGTCATTCATGCTGCTGATGATCCATTTATGACTGCCGATGTCATTCCAACAACAGAGCAATGTGCTAGTCAAATAACCTATGAGCTGCACTCTCGGGGAGGTCATGTAGGCTTTATCGATGGTGGAACCCCTTTCAAGCCAAGGTACTATCTAGAGCAGCGGATCCTTCATTTTCTAATACCCCAAAAGGACTAA
- a CDS encoding YheU family protein — MLVPYDALLQLPSATMENLIKEYLLTQVEDGGFSDTDEQALSSAIGHCKQLLKQGVLVVEFSEDDESIAIKHSEHLNK; from the coding sequence ATGCTTGTTCCCTATGACGCTTTACTGCAGCTTCCCAGTGCAACCATGGAAAATTTAATTAAGGAATATCTGTTAACACAAGTCGAAGATGGCGGCTTCTCAGATACAGATGAACAGGCATTATCCTCGGCAATTGGACACTGCAAGCAGCTATTGAAGCAGGGAGTCTTAGTGGTGGAATTCAGCGAAGATGACGAGTCTATTGCAATCAAACACAGCGAACATCTAAACAAGTAG
- a CDS encoding phosphoribulokinase, protein MSAKHPIIAVTGSSGAGTTTTTTAFKHIFRQLGINAASVEGDSFHHYTRPEMELMIRKAKTDNKNISYFGPEANDFERLEQCFSDYSATGQGETRAYLHTFDEAVPFNQMPGTFTQWHPLPENTDMLYYEGLHGGVKTDTCNVAEHVDLLIGMVPIVNLEWIQKIIRDTSERGHSREKVMGSIVRSMDDYINHMTPQFSRTHINFQRVPTVDTSNPFSAKNIPSLDESFVVIRFRGIKNVDFPYYLKMIDGSFMSRINTLVVPGGKMSLAMELILTPLIRDLLEKRQQLLSLDSE, encoded by the coding sequence ATGTCAGCAAAACATCCCATTATCGCAGTAACAGGTTCATCTGGAGCTGGTACCACGACAACAACAACGGCTTTTAAGCATATTTTCCGTCAACTCGGGATCAATGCAGCGAGCGTTGAAGGCGATAGTTTTCACCATTACACACGTCCTGAAATGGAACTCATGATCCGTAAAGCTAAAACGGACAATAAAAATATTAGCTATTTTGGGCCCGAAGCAAACGATTTTGAACGCTTAGAGCAATGTTTCAGTGACTATAGTGCAACGGGTCAAGGCGAGACCCGAGCTTACCTGCATACGTTCGATGAAGCCGTGCCTTTCAACCAGATGCCTGGTACATTCACCCAATGGCATCCCTTGCCTGAAAATACCGATATGCTCTATTATGAGGGCTTACACGGGGGGGTAAAGACAGACACATGTAATGTGGCCGAACATGTAGACTTGCTCATCGGCATGGTGCCAATAGTCAACTTAGAGTGGATTCAAAAGATCATTCGGGACACCTCTGAGAGAGGCCATAGCCGAGAAAAAGTAATGGGCTCAATCGTTCGTAGTATGGATGATTATATCAATCATATGACACCTCAGTTTTCACGAACTCATATCAATTTCCAACGAGTCCCAACGGTAGACACCTCGAATCCATTTAGCGCTAAGAATATCCCAAGCCTAGATGAGAGCTTCGTCGTAATACGTTTTCGTGGCATTAAGAACGTAGATTTTCCCTATTACTTGAAGATGATAGATGGCTCTTTCATGTCACGTATAAATACCTTAGTTGTACCTGGCGGTAAGATGTCCTTAGCCATGGAATTGATCCTGACGCCGCTCATCCGAGATCTACTCGAAAAGCGCCAACAGCTGCTCTCATTAGATAGTGAATAG
- a CDS encoding SEL1-like repeat protein, giving the protein MKYHPLFLGAGLSLTLIFTLVTSTAANAFSIPQPKTAVAASKVAHIHLKANQGEQEAQFLLGLMYLSGRFVTQDQQQGIKWISAAAEQGHAKAQQTLADLSFEGNIIERDLLTAERWYLMLSEQGNKWAQFRLGFIYAAGGEGVERNCGKAVERFNSVGDEVSLGNVAWILATCPEAEYRNGDKALELARSLVASDHQDPTNLDNLAAAYAETGDYSSAVVTQQKAIDALRNSKMVNRSDEFEQRLQSYQQNKPFREIVPLMD; this is encoded by the coding sequence GTGAAATATCATCCGTTGTTTTTAGGTGCTGGTCTCAGTTTGACACTTATTTTTACATTAGTGACGAGCACTGCAGCGAATGCATTTTCAATTCCGCAGCCCAAAACTGCCGTTGCGGCGAGTAAAGTGGCACATATTCACTTGAAAGCGAACCAAGGTGAGCAAGAGGCGCAGTTTTTACTCGGTCTAATGTACTTGTCTGGTCGATTCGTCACGCAAGATCAGCAACAAGGTATAAAGTGGATCTCAGCTGCAGCAGAGCAGGGACATGCTAAGGCGCAACAAACTTTGGCTGACCTCTCATTCGAAGGTAATATTATCGAACGCGATCTGCTCACTGCAGAACGTTGGTACCTTATGTTGAGTGAACAAGGCAATAAATGGGCTCAATTTAGGCTGGGATTCATCTATGCCGCCGGTGGAGAGGGTGTTGAACGTAACTGTGGTAAAGCCGTTGAACGTTTCAACTCGGTAGGGGATGAGGTCTCTTTGGGAAATGTTGCCTGGATTCTTGCGACTTGCCCTGAAGCCGAATACCGCAATGGTGACAAAGCACTAGAGCTTGCTCGTAGCTTGGTTGCATCTGATCACCAAGATCCTACTAACTTAGATAATTTGGCTGCTGCCTATGCTGAAACTGGCGATTATAGCTCTGCCGTAGTGACCCAGCAAAAAGCGATCGACGCGCTGAGAAACTCTAAGATGGTAAACCGCTCCGATGAATTTGAACAAAGACTACAAAGCTATCAGCAGAATAAGCCTTTTCGCGAAATTGTCCCTTTGATGGATTAG
- the crp gene encoding cAMP-activated global transcriptional regulator CRP produces the protein MALIGKPKPDPTLEWFLSHCHIHKYPAKSTLIHAGEESDTLYYIVKGSVAVLIKDEEGKEMILSYLNQGDFLGELGLFEEQAQRTAWVRAKQPCEIAEISYKKFKQLIQVNPEILMKLSSQMAYRLHSTSQKVGDLAFLDVAGRIAQTLLHLAKQPDAMTHPDGMQIKITRQEIGQIVGCSRETVGRILKMLEEQSLIQAHGKTIVVYGTR, from the coding sequence ATGGCTCTTATTGGTAAGCCAAAACCAGATCCTACTTTGGAATGGTTTTTATCACACTGTCACATTCATAAGTATCCAGCCAAAAGCACTTTGATCCACGCTGGTGAAGAATCAGACACTCTTTACTATATAGTTAAAGGCTCAGTAGCCGTTTTAATTAAAGATGAAGAAGGTAAAGAGATGATCCTCTCTTACCTCAATCAAGGTGACTTCCTTGGTGAGCTTGGTTTATTCGAGGAACAAGCCCAACGCACGGCTTGGGTTCGTGCGAAACAGCCATGTGAAATAGCCGAAATATCTTACAAGAAGTTTAAGCAGCTGATTCAGGTCAATCCTGAAATTCTAATGAAGCTCTCTTCACAGATGGCATACCGTCTACACAGTACTAGCCAGAAAGTGGGTGATCTAGCCTTCCTTGATGTTGCTGGAAGAATTGCCCAAACTTTACTGCATCTGGCAAAACAGCCAGATGCTATGACTCACCCAGATGGCATGCAGATCAAGATCACTCGTCAAGAGATAGGTCAGATCGTGGGTTGTTCTCGTGAGACTGTGGGTCGAATCTTGAAAATGCTCGAAGAGCAAAGCCTAATTCAGGCTCACGGTAAAACTATCGTAGTTTATGGCACCCGCTAA
- a CDS encoding PepSY domain-containing protein, with translation MTRALFSILFALGVLMPKFATGSTLVELEHYQAKHLVSAGKILSLDVTLSKTKHFCYGKLIDAHLYQEQGKWRYDLQIKAQRGQIIDLSLDASTGQPNPNKPLPSGCRAFED, from the coding sequence ATGACAAGGGCACTGTTCAGCATCTTGTTCGCTCTTGGGGTATTAATGCCTAAATTTGCCACAGGTTCCACCTTAGTTGAACTTGAGCATTACCAGGCAAAACATCTAGTTAGCGCAGGTAAAATCCTGTCATTGGATGTTACCCTCTCCAAGACAAAACACTTCTGCTACGGTAAACTCATCGATGCCCATCTCTATCAAGAACAAGGAAAATGGCGTTATGATTTGCAAATTAAAGCCCAACGTGGCCAAATTATAGATCTGAGTCTGGATGCAAGCACTGGCCAGCCCAATCCTAACAAACCCTTGCCATCTGGCTGTAGAGCTTTTGAAGACTAG
- a CDS encoding response regulator transcription factor, translating to MKLLLVEDNALLVEELEKQLKLAGYVTDVTDKAAEADYLLKETNYDCVILDIGLPDGNGLELLERWRNQGINTPVIMLTARSQWHEKVEGFNAGADDYLGKPFHTQELLARIHALIHRAHGKASSPTKELSFSGVVLDENQQSVTVEGNSFELTAMEFRLLKIFLMSPKKLLSKSQLTDKLYQFDDEKESNVVEVYVTHLRKKLGKTAIETRRGQGYIFHGIRE from the coding sequence ATGAAACTACTGCTCGTTGAAGATAATGCACTACTCGTAGAAGAACTTGAAAAGCAACTGAAGCTCGCCGGATACGTCACCGACGTGACAGACAAAGCTGCTGAAGCGGATTATCTCTTAAAAGAAACCAATTACGATTGTGTGATATTGGATATCGGCCTCCCCGACGGTAATGGCCTGGAACTCTTAGAACGCTGGCGTAATCAAGGAATTAATACACCGGTAATAATGCTCACGGCCCGTAGCCAATGGCATGAGAAAGTCGAAGGCTTCAACGCTGGTGCCGATGACTACTTGGGCAAACCCTTCCATACTCAAGAATTACTTGCACGGATACATGCCCTCATTCATCGAGCTCATGGAAAAGCTAGCTCACCAACAAAAGAATTAAGTTTTTCGGGAGTCGTTCTCGACGAAAACCAACAATCAGTTACGGTTGAAGGTAATAGCTTCGAGTTAACAGCCATGGAGTTTAGGTTACTAAAAATATTTTTGATGTCACCTAAAAAACTGCTCTCTAAATCTCAGCTTACAGACAAACTCTATCAATTCGATGACGAAAAAGAGAGTAATGTTGTAGAAGTCTATGTTACTCATCTACGTAAGAAACTGGGGAAAACAGCCATTGAGACTCGACGTGGACAAGGCTATATCTTCCACGGCATAAGAGAATGA